A single region of the Streptomyces sp. NBC_00425 genome encodes:
- a CDS encoding ferredoxin: MSPRTTNDEDLEVWIDQDLCTGDGICVQYVPEVFELDIDGLAYVKSEQDELLQAPGATTRFALDLLTDVVDSVKECPGECIHVRRVSDGVEVYGPEAAD, translated from the coding sequence ATGTCCCCACGGACGACGAATGACGAGGACCTGGAAGTCTGGATCGACCAGGACCTGTGCACCGGCGACGGGATCTGTGTCCAGTACGTCCCCGAGGTGTTCGAACTGGACATCGACGGGCTCGCCTACGTCAAGAGCGAGCAGGACGAACTGCTCCAGGCTCCGGGAGCGACGACGCGCTTCGCCCTGGATCTGCTCACGGACGTGGTCGACTCGGTCAAGGAGTGCCCCGGCGAATGCATTCACGTGCGCCGTGTCTCCGACGGGGTCGAGGTGTACGGCCCCGAGGCCGCCGACTAG
- a CDS encoding 1,4-dihydroxy-6-naphthoate synthase: MTAPLTLAHSPCPNDTFVFHAWTEGLLPDAPGTRLTLADIDITNGLAERGELDVLKVSYGVLPRILADYALLPCGGALGHGCGPLVLVAEPGEPADLAGARVAVPSTTSTAYLLFRLWAADAIPGGVGEIVVLPFHEIMPAVRDGAVDAGLVIHEARFTYGRYGLHCTADMGEEWEKRTGLPIPLGAIVARRSLGEPVLRRLTDTIRASLRAARENPDASRAHVLRHAQEMEPDVVDQHIGLYVNEFTAELGQDGLYAVRTLLDRSAELGLLPRVAENALDTTLRL, from the coding sequence ATGACGGCGCCCCTGACCCTCGCGCACTCGCCCTGCCCCAACGACACGTTCGTCTTCCACGCCTGGACCGAGGGGCTGCTCCCCGACGCACCGGGTACACGGCTCACCCTCGCCGACATCGACATCACCAACGGCCTCGCCGAACGCGGCGAACTGGACGTCCTGAAGGTCTCCTACGGTGTGCTGCCGCGCATCCTCGCCGACTACGCGCTGCTGCCCTGCGGTGGCGCCCTGGGCCACGGCTGCGGTCCTCTCGTCCTGGTGGCCGAGCCCGGTGAGCCCGCCGACCTCGCCGGCGCCCGCGTCGCGGTGCCCAGCACCACGTCGACGGCCTACCTGCTGTTCCGGCTCTGGGCGGCCGACGCGATACCGGGCGGTGTCGGCGAGATCGTCGTCCTGCCCTTCCACGAGATCATGCCCGCCGTCCGGGACGGCGCCGTCGACGCCGGACTCGTCATCCACGAAGCCCGTTTCACCTACGGCCGCTACGGTCTGCACTGCACGGCCGACATGGGTGAGGAGTGGGAGAAGCGCACCGGACTGCCCATCCCGCTGGGCGCGATCGTCGCCCGCCGCTCCCTGGGCGAACCCGTACTGCGTCGGCTCACCGACACGATCCGCGCCTCCCTGCGCGCGGCACGGGAGAACCCCGACGCCTCCCGCGCCCATGTCCTGCGGCACGCGCAGGAGATGGAACCGGACGTCGTCGACCAGCACATCGGCCTGTACGTCAACGAGTTCACCGCCGAGCTCGGCCAGGACGGACTGTACGCCGTGCGTACCCTCCTGGACCGCTCGGCCGAGCTCGGCCTCCTGCCGCGCGTCGCCGAGAACGCACTGGACACGACCCTCCGCCTGTGA
- a CDS encoding thioesterase II family protein gives MSSTTDNLWVRRFRPSSDAAERLVCFPHAGGSASFYLPVAAALSPGVDVAAIQYPGRQDRRHEAGPASIAALADEVCAALAEWDDDRPMTFFGHSMGALVAFEVARRMERTGAGPVRLFASGRRAPSRVRNENVHLRDDDGVIAELRALAGTDAQVLQDEELLRMVLPAIRSDYRAVETYRCEPGAAVRCPVTVLTGDADPRTSLEEARAWGEHTEAASDVRVFSGGHFFLSERPAEVLAVLNEHFTAAVPRA, from the coding sequence ATGAGTTCCACCACCGACAACCTGTGGGTCCGCAGGTTCCGGCCCTCCTCCGACGCGGCCGAGCGGCTGGTCTGCTTCCCGCACGCGGGCGGTTCGGCGAGCTTCTACCTGCCGGTCGCCGCCGCGCTCAGCCCCGGCGTCGATGTCGCGGCGATCCAGTACCCCGGTCGTCAGGACCGGCGGCATGAAGCGGGCCCCGCCTCGATCGCCGCACTGGCCGACGAGGTCTGCGCTGCCCTCGCGGAGTGGGACGACGACCGTCCCATGACGTTCTTCGGTCACAGCATGGGCGCCCTGGTGGCCTTCGAAGTCGCGCGTCGCATGGAGCGCACCGGAGCGGGTCCCGTCCGGCTGTTCGCCTCCGGGCGCCGCGCCCCTTCGCGGGTGCGGAACGAGAACGTGCACCTGCGCGACGACGACGGTGTGATCGCCGAACTGCGCGCTCTGGCCGGCACCGACGCCCAGGTCCTCCAGGACGAGGAGTTGCTGCGCATGGTGCTGCCCGCGATCCGCAGCGACTACCGGGCCGTCGAGACGTACCGCTGCGAGCCCGGCGCCGCGGTGCGCTGCCCCGTGACCGTCCTCACCGGCGACGCCGACCCGCGTACGTCGTTGGAGGAAGCCCGCGCGTGGGGTGAGCACACCGAGGCCGCATCGGACGTGCGGGTCTTCTCCGGCGGGCACTTCTTCCTCTCGGAACGGCCGGCCGAGGTGCTGGCCGTGCTGAACGAGCACTTCACCGCCGCGGTCCCCCGAGCCTGA
- a CDS encoding AMP-binding protein: MTADGTFQAGLIRPVHELLAGHAAQRPDRIAFKDSGRAVTWAELDRRTARAAGHLVGLGLARGASAVICLPNRVEAVESYLAVTRASAVGVPVDPESTDAELAYLLDDCAARLVIAGAAQLPRLRRVLADRPDVVVVLVGRDFEPGFTEAADDELPRWEELASTWSLRDPPRDDLGLDEPAWMLYTSGTAGRPLGVVTTQRTSLWTTAACSAPLLGLSPQDRVVWPVPLFHAAAHNMCVLGVVAVGATVCITDGPAADEVLRRAVEEHATFLVGVPTMYRQMVELARSGAVGGLALRVCTVADSPCPQSLHEAFRSAFGIALLDGYGSAETGGAMTTHLPQGPYVPGSCGVPLPGLTLRLTDPRTGDEVERGAEGEVWVSGPALMTGYHRQPEETAKVLSEGWYRTGDLARRDADGYLTITGRLEELITRGGENIHPREVEDALVRAPGVADAAVAGVAHGTLGEVPVAYVVPTAGELDVAAVLTACRQRLSAYKLPEEIHEVIEVPRDPAGEIARALLAGLPTRPLWRRSRKRSREALCSSDAVELGLDDAGHPLLSAVVELPGRDELVCTGRITAAAGDPTLPQRVDGAAVFAGAALLDLVLHAAGRVGCARALDVAADEPLVLPRDGGVQLRVTVGAPEADGIRRITVHGRRDKRGASRRPWTRYATATVAPGSPAGSDVNLSEWPPQGARRVGGERGAGGPDAARTPRAVWRRGDEVFVEVALPDWVTGQDRHALHPVLLDAALAGAVRPVREAAVRWRDVSLYASGASVLRVRLLRTTDGSWDLEAADGAGDPVLTARSVTCAPLRGDAVRAASAAQQDALLDRCWDPYELPRSAARPHLWTVVGPDAPRVHAP; encoded by the coding sequence GTGACCGCGGACGGCACGTTCCAGGCGGGACTCATCCGCCCGGTGCACGAACTGCTCGCCGGGCACGCGGCCCAGCGGCCCGACCGGATCGCGTTCAAGGACTCCGGTCGGGCGGTGACCTGGGCCGAACTGGACCGGCGTACCGCCCGGGCGGCCGGTCATCTGGTGGGGCTGGGCCTGGCGCGAGGCGCTTCGGCGGTGATCTGCCTGCCCAACCGGGTGGAGGCGGTGGAGAGTTACCTCGCCGTCACCCGGGCGAGCGCCGTCGGGGTGCCGGTCGACCCGGAGTCGACCGACGCGGAACTGGCATACCTGCTGGACGACTGCGCGGCGCGGCTGGTCATCGCCGGTGCGGCGCAGCTGCCCCGGCTGCGCCGCGTGCTTGCGGACCGGCCGGACGTCGTCGTGGTCCTCGTGGGACGGGACTTCGAGCCGGGGTTCACGGAGGCGGCCGACGACGAGCTGCCGCGCTGGGAGGAACTGGCGTCGACGTGGTCGTTGCGCGATCCGCCCCGCGACGACCTGGGCCTGGACGAGCCGGCCTGGATGCTCTACACCTCCGGGACGGCCGGCCGGCCCCTCGGGGTCGTGACCACGCAGCGGACGTCGCTGTGGACGACGGCCGCCTGCAGCGCACCGCTGCTGGGGCTGTCCCCTCAGGACCGGGTCGTGTGGCCGGTGCCGCTCTTCCACGCGGCGGCGCACAACATGTGCGTGCTCGGTGTCGTGGCGGTCGGCGCCACGGTCTGCATCACGGACGGTCCGGCCGCCGACGAGGTGCTGCGCCGGGCCGTCGAGGAGCACGCCACCTTCCTGGTGGGTGTGCCCACGATGTACCGCCAGATGGTGGAGCTCGCCCGGTCCGGCGCGGTCGGCGGCTTGGCGCTGAGGGTGTGCACGGTGGCGGACTCGCCGTGTCCGCAGTCCCTGCACGAGGCGTTCCGTTCCGCGTTCGGCATCGCGCTGCTGGACGGCTACGGCTCGGCGGAGACCGGCGGCGCGATGACCACCCACCTGCCGCAGGGCCCGTACGTGCCCGGCTCGTGCGGTGTGCCGCTGCCGGGACTGACGCTGCGGCTCACGGACCCGCGCACGGGCGACGAGGTGGAGCGGGGTGCCGAAGGCGAGGTGTGGGTGTCCGGTCCGGCACTGATGACCGGCTATCACCGGCAGCCTGAGGAAACCGCGAAGGTGCTTTCCGAAGGCTGGTACCGCACCGGTGACCTGGCCCGCCGGGACGCGGACGGATATCTGACGATCACCGGCCGGCTCGAGGAGCTGATCACCCGGGGCGGGGAGAACATCCACCCGCGCGAGGTGGAAGACGCCCTCGTGCGGGCGCCCGGGGTCGCGGACGCCGCCGTCGCGGGCGTAGCCCACGGGACGCTCGGCGAGGTGCCGGTCGCCTACGTGGTACCGACGGCCGGGGAGCTCGACGTGGCGGCGGTGCTGACCGCCTGCCGGCAGAGGTTGTCCGCGTACAAGCTCCCGGAGGAGATCCACGAGGTCATCGAGGTTCCTCGCGACCCGGCCGGGGAGATCGCCCGCGCACTGTTGGCGGGGCTGCCGACACGGCCGCTGTGGCGACGGTCCCGGAAGCGGTCGCGGGAAGCGCTCTGCTCTTCCGACGCCGTCGAACTGGGGCTGGACGACGCGGGCCATCCCCTGCTCTCGGCCGTGGTCGAACTGCCCGGGCGCGACGAACTGGTGTGCACGGGCCGGATCACCGCGGCCGCCGGCGACCCGACGCTGCCGCAACGCGTGGACGGCGCGGCGGTGTTCGCCGGAGCGGCCCTGCTGGACCTGGTGCTGCACGCGGCGGGCCGCGTCGGCTGCGCCCGGGCGCTGGACGTGGCGGCGGACGAGCCACTGGTGCTGCCGCGCGACGGCGGCGTGCAACTTCGGGTGACGGTCGGTGCGCCGGAGGCCGACGGGATCAGGCGGATCACGGTGCACGGGCGGCGGGACAAACGAGGCGCGTCACGAAGACCGTGGACCCGTTACGCGACGGCGACGGTGGCGCCGGGCTCCCCCGCGGGATCCGACGTGAACCTGTCCGAGTGGCCTCCGCAGGGCGCCCGCCGGGTCGGCGGGGAGCGCGGCGCCGGCGGGCCGGACGCCGCGCGGACGCCCCGCGCCGTGTGGCGGCGCGGCGACGAGGTCTTCGTCGAGGTGGCGCTGCCCGACTGGGTGACGGGCCAGGACCGTCACGCCCTCCATCCTGTGCTGTTGGACGCTGCGCTGGCCGGCGCCGTACGCCCGGTCCGAGAGGCGGCGGTGCGCTGGCGGGACGTGTCCCTGTACGCCTCCGGCGCGTCCGTGCTGCGTGTGCGGCTTCTGCGGACGACGGACGGCTCCTGGGACCTGGAGGCGGCCGACGGCGCCGGGGACCCGGTGCTGACCGCGCGCTCGGTGACCTGCGCACCGCTGCGGGGCGACGCCGTACGAGCCGCGTCGGCTGCACAGCAGGACGCCCTCCTCGACCGCTGCTGGGACCCGTACGAACTGCCGCGGTCGGCGGCGCGCCCGCACCTGTGGACGGTGGTCGGCCCTGACGCGCCGCGGGTCCACGCGCCCTGA
- a CDS encoding ABC transporter permease gives MNVSATASSVPGLRPGSAAKSLRDVLVVTRRNVIRTIRIPEVVVLSLVQPIVFVLLFAYIFAGSFSLPGAANAAAYREYMMPGFFAQTIAFATAGNSSVSMANDMQSGMVDRFRSLPMARGALLTGRTVADLVQNVMVMTVMVLCALLVGWRIHHGALRAAAAFGLLLLMGYALSWVGVVIGLSVRAPEAAATSNFLWLFPLTFLSNAFVAPSTLPTVLRWAAEWNPLSATVQATRQLFGNPGLAATGAWPAQHPVLVSLSWSVLIAVVGRTLAVRRYRAAGT, from the coding sequence ATGAACGTGTCGGCCACGGCATCGTCCGTACCCGGGCTGAGGCCCGGATCGGCCGCCAAATCGCTGCGCGACGTACTCGTCGTGACGCGGCGCAACGTGATCCGGACGATCCGCATCCCCGAGGTGGTCGTCCTCAGTCTGGTGCAGCCGATCGTCTTCGTGCTGCTCTTCGCCTACATCTTCGCCGGGTCGTTCAGCCTGCCCGGCGCCGCGAACGCCGCCGCATACCGCGAGTACATGATGCCCGGGTTCTTCGCGCAGACCATCGCCTTCGCCACCGCCGGCAACAGCAGTGTCAGCATGGCCAACGACATGCAGAGCGGCATGGTCGACCGGTTCCGCTCCCTGCCGATGGCGCGGGGGGCGCTGCTCACCGGCCGCACCGTCGCGGATCTCGTGCAGAACGTCATGGTGATGACGGTGATGGTGCTGTGCGCGCTGCTGGTCGGCTGGCGCATCCATCACGGGGCGCTGCGGGCCGCCGCCGCATTCGGCCTGCTGCTGCTGATGGGTTACGCGCTGTCGTGGGTGGGTGTCGTCATCGGCCTGTCGGTGCGCGCCCCGGAGGCGGCGGCCACCAGCAACTTCCTGTGGCTGTTCCCGCTGACGTTCCTCTCCAACGCGTTCGTGGCGCCCTCCACGCTCCCGACGGTGCTGCGCTGGGCCGCCGAGTGGAACCCGCTGAGCGCGACGGTGCAGGCGACACGGCAACTGTTCGGCAACCCGGGGCTCGCGGCCACGGGCGCCTGGCCCGCCCAGCATCCCGTGCTGGTGTCGTTGTCCTGGTCGGTGCTGATCGCGGTGGTGGGCCGGACGCTGGCGGTGCGCCGCTACCGTGCGGCCGGCACGTGA
- the mqnE gene encoding aminofutalosine synthase MqnE: MDAGLKRELEEKVFSGERLSREDGIALYESDDLAWLGGLAHEVRTRKNGDVVHFNVNRHLNMTNVCTASCAYCSFQRKPGEQDAYTMRIEEAVRLAKAMENEHLSELHIVNGLHPNLPWRYYPRSLRELKKALPNVGLKAFTATEIHHFETISGLTASEILDELIDAGLESLTGGGAEIFDWEVRQHIVDHRTHWEDWSRIHRLAHEKGLKTPATMLYGHIEEPRHRVDHVLRLRELQDETNGFQVFIPLRYQHDFVDMKDGKVRNRLQARTTMATGAEALKTFAVSRLLFDNVPHVKVFWVMHGVQTAQLALQHGADDMDGSVVEYKITHDADNYGTPNKLTREDLLDLIRDAGFRPVERNTRYEIIREYDGPDPALRESPQPMRV; this comes from the coding sequence ATGGACGCTGGGCTCAAGCGCGAGCTGGAGGAGAAGGTCTTCTCCGGGGAGCGGCTGTCCCGCGAGGACGGCATCGCCCTGTACGAGTCGGACGACCTGGCGTGGCTGGGCGGACTGGCGCACGAGGTGCGGACCCGCAAGAACGGTGACGTGGTCCACTTCAACGTCAACCGTCACCTCAACATGACCAACGTGTGCACCGCTTCGTGCGCCTACTGCTCCTTCCAGCGCAAGCCGGGTGAGCAGGACGCGTACACGATGCGCATCGAGGAGGCCGTGCGTCTGGCCAAGGCGATGGAGAACGAGCACCTGTCGGAGCTCCACATCGTCAACGGCCTGCATCCCAACCTGCCGTGGCGCTACTACCCGCGCTCGCTGCGCGAGCTGAAGAAGGCGCTGCCGAACGTCGGTCTGAAGGCGTTCACGGCGACGGAGATCCACCACTTCGAGACGATCAGCGGGCTCACCGCCTCGGAGATCCTGGACGAGCTGATCGACGCGGGCCTGGAGTCGCTGACCGGCGGCGGCGCGGAGATCTTCGACTGGGAGGTCCGGCAGCACATCGTCGACCACCGCACCCACTGGGAGGACTGGTCGCGCATCCACCGGCTGGCGCACGAGAAGGGCCTCAAGACGCCGGCCACCATGCTGTACGGCCACATCGAGGAGCCCCGCCACCGCGTCGACCACGTCCTGCGGCTGCGCGAGCTTCAGGACGAGACGAACGGCTTCCAGGTCTTCATCCCGCTGCGCTACCAGCACGACTTCGTCGACATGAAGGACGGCAAGGTCCGCAACCGGCTCCAGGCCCGGACCACGATGGCCACGGGCGCGGAGGCGCTGAAGACGTTCGCGGTCTCGCGGCTGCTCTTCGACAACGTCCCGCACGTGAAGGTCTTCTGGGTGATGCACGGCGTCCAGACCGCGCAGCTCGCGCTCCAGCACGGCGCGGACGACATGGACGGATCGGTCGTCGAGTACAAGATCACGCACGACGCCGACAACTACGGCACGCCGAACAAGCTGACCCGCGAGGACCTGCTGGACCTCATCCGCGACGCCGGGTTCCGCCCCGTGGAGCGCAACACCCGCTACGAGATCATCCGCGAGTACGACGGCCCCGACCCGGCACTGCGCGAGTCGCCGCAGCCCATGCGGGTGTGA
- a CDS encoding ATP-binding cassette domain-containing protein, protein MAGAIHATGLVKTFGKTRALDGVDLDVPEGSVLGLLGPNGAGKTTTVRLLATLLRPDAGTAVVAGHDVVRHPDRVRLSIGLSGQFAAVDDRLTGRENLRMIGELYGLRSRAALGRADELLDRFDLTGAADRMSSTYSGGMRRRLDLACALVVRPSVMFLDEPSTGLDPTSRLMLWDAIEGLVSQGTTLLLTTQYLEEADRLARDIAVVDHGRIIARGSPRELKAQAGGQRVEAVVSRRGQLDSAAALLARYGTRAPDVDGPRGMVSVPVDGGVRLVTQVIAALDDAGIEVTDIGLRRPTLDEVFLALTEAAPGNTSRTAVGAGAANEKE, encoded by the coding sequence ATGGCGGGTGCCATTCACGCCACGGGTCTGGTCAAGACCTTCGGCAAGACCCGGGCGCTGGACGGAGTGGACCTTGACGTGCCGGAAGGCAGCGTCCTCGGACTGCTCGGCCCCAACGGAGCGGGCAAGACCACGACGGTGCGCCTGCTCGCCACCCTGCTGCGGCCCGACGCGGGCACCGCCGTCGTGGCGGGCCACGACGTGGTCCGCCACCCTGACCGGGTCCGGCTCTCCATCGGCCTCTCGGGCCAGTTCGCCGCCGTCGACGACCGGCTCACGGGCCGGGAGAACCTACGGATGATCGGTGAGCTGTACGGGCTTCGCTCCCGGGCCGCCCTCGGGCGCGCGGACGAGCTGCTGGACCGGTTCGACCTCACCGGGGCCGCCGACCGGATGTCCAGCACGTACTCGGGCGGCATGCGGCGACGTCTGGACCTGGCCTGCGCGCTCGTCGTGCGCCCTTCGGTGATGTTCCTCGACGAGCCGTCGACCGGCCTGGATCCGACCAGCCGGCTGATGCTGTGGGACGCCATCGAGGGCCTCGTGTCGCAGGGCACCACGCTCCTGCTCACCACTCAGTACCTCGAGGAGGCCGACCGCCTGGCGCGGGACATCGCGGTCGTCGACCACGGACGGATCATCGCCCGTGGCTCACCGCGCGAACTGAAGGCGCAGGCGGGCGGCCAGCGGGTGGAGGCGGTCGTCTCCCGGCGCGGGCAACTCGACTCCGCGGCCGCTCTGCTGGCCCGGTACGGCACCCGCGCACCGGACGTCGACGGCCCCCGCGGCATGGTCTCGGTTCCCGTCGACGGCGGGGTGCGGCTGGTGACCCAGGTGATCGCCGCACTGGACGACGCAGGCATCGAGGTCACCGACATCGGACTGCGCCGCCCCACGCTCGACGAGGTCTTCCTCGCCCTCACCGAGGCCGCCCCGGGGAACACATCGCGCACGGCGGTCGGTGCCGGCGCGGCGAACGAGAAGGAGTGA
- the mqnC gene encoding cyclic dehypoxanthinyl futalosine synthase, translating into MPRPPQHRLQSVLDRAAAGGRITPEEALDLYRDAPLHALGAAADAVRRRLYAGTEHIATYIIERNINYTNVCVTACKFCAFYAAPKDKAKGWTRDLDDILRRCAETVELGGTQIMFQGGHHPDYGVEYYEQHFSAIKKAFPQLVIHSLGASEVEHMARISKVSVEEAITRIHAAGLDSFAGAGAELLPARPRKAIAPLKESGERWLEIMETAHGLGVESTSTMLMGTGETNAERIEHLRMIRDVQDRTGGFRAFIPYTYQPENNHLKGQTQATQFEYLRMIAIARLFLDNVRHIQGSWLTTGKEIGQLSLHYGADDLGSIMLEENVVSSAGAKHRSNLLELIQLIRSADRVPAQRVTTYEHVVVHDDPANDPVDERVVSHVSSTAIEGGTAHPELKLIAAT; encoded by the coding sequence ATGCCCCGACCTCCGCAACACCGCCTCCAGTCCGTCCTCGACCGTGCCGCCGCCGGTGGGCGGATCACCCCCGAAGAGGCTCTCGACCTCTACCGCGACGCCCCGCTGCACGCGCTGGGCGCCGCCGCCGACGCGGTACGCCGCCGGCTGTACGCGGGAACCGAGCACATCGCGACGTACATCATCGAGCGGAACATCAACTACACGAACGTGTGCGTCACGGCGTGCAAGTTCTGCGCCTTCTACGCGGCCCCCAAGGACAAGGCCAAGGGCTGGACCCGCGACCTCGACGACATCCTGCGCCGCTGCGCGGAGACCGTCGAGCTCGGCGGCACCCAGATCATGTTCCAGGGCGGCCACCACCCGGACTACGGCGTCGAGTACTACGAGCAGCACTTCTCCGCCATCAAGAAGGCGTTCCCGCAACTGGTGATCCACTCGCTGGGCGCGTCCGAGGTCGAGCACATGGCGCGGATCTCGAAGGTGAGCGTGGAGGAGGCGATCACCCGGATCCACGCGGCCGGCCTCGACTCCTTCGCCGGCGCCGGCGCCGAGCTGCTGCCCGCCCGGCCGCGCAAGGCGATCGCCCCGCTCAAGGAGTCCGGCGAGCGCTGGCTGGAGATCATGGAGACCGCGCACGGACTGGGCGTCGAGTCGACGTCCACCATGCTGATGGGCACCGGCGAGACCAACGCCGAGCGCATCGAGCACCTGCGGATGATCCGTGACGTGCAGGACCGCACGGGCGGCTTCCGCGCCTTCATCCCGTACACGTACCAGCCCGAGAACAACCACCTCAAGGGCCAGACACAGGCCACGCAGTTCGAGTACCTGCGGATGATCGCGATCGCCCGGCTGTTCCTCGACAACGTCCGCCACATCCAGGGCTCCTGGCTGACCACGGGCAAGGAGATCGGCCAGCTCTCCCTGCACTACGGAGCCGACGACCTCGGCTCGATCATGCTGGAGGAGAACGTCGTCTCCTCGGCCGGCGCCAAGCACCGCTCCAACCTGCTCGAACTGATCCAGCTCATCCGGTCGGCCGACCGCGTCCCGGCCCAGCGCGTGACGACGTACGAGCACGTCGTCGTGCACGACGACCCGGCGAACGACCCGGTCGACGAGCGCGTCGTCTCCCATGTCTCGTCCACGGCCATCGAGGGCGGCACGGCCCACCCCGAGCTGAAGCTCATCGCCGCCACCTGA
- a CDS encoding ketoacyl-ACP synthase III family protein, protein MRIDDVFIDSLGVTLHEFEPVERAVSKGLISQELVDANGLTGTHLAHDIPAVELAISAARVAMDRSKLQREDITHHVHSGVYYQGPPGSYAPGYVLRELEVEPVSSLYLRQGCNGMLGALEVAVGQMTGAAQAENVLLTSGENFTATGSDRYTGIGQAYFLSDGGAAVWLSADEGFAQIRSLSAGILPELERWHRGDGSLLADEGRESDADMAERATRYSETETPLSETLEKLTLFNLGVIRRALVDADLNADDIAKVVPINIDGRMIEYSVMMPLGLPMDRSTWDFGKGIGHVGGADVFITLEHLVRTREVAPGDHVLLISQGPGWMCTAAVVTLVDLPTWAL, encoded by the coding sequence ATGAGAATTGACGATGTGTTCATCGACTCGCTCGGTGTCACGCTGCACGAGTTCGAGCCCGTCGAGCGGGCTGTGTCCAAGGGGCTGATCAGCCAGGAGCTCGTGGACGCGAACGGGCTCACCGGCACCCACCTGGCGCACGACATCCCGGCCGTGGAACTCGCGATCTCCGCCGCGCGCGTCGCCATGGACCGGTCGAAGCTGCAACGCGAGGACATCACGCACCACGTGCACAGCGGTGTGTACTACCAGGGGCCGCCCGGGTCCTACGCCCCCGGATACGTGCTGCGCGAATTGGAGGTGGAGCCGGTCTCGTCCCTGTACCTGCGCCAGGGCTGCAACGGCATGCTGGGGGCACTGGAGGTGGCGGTCGGGCAGATGACGGGCGCCGCTCAGGCGGAGAACGTCCTGCTCACCTCCGGTGAGAACTTCACCGCTACGGGCTCGGACCGCTACACGGGCATCGGCCAGGCGTACTTCCTCTCCGACGGCGGCGCCGCGGTCTGGCTCAGCGCGGACGAAGGGTTCGCGCAGATCAGGTCGCTGAGCGCGGGCATCCTGCCGGAGCTCGAACGGTGGCATCGCGGTGACGGCTCGCTGCTGGCGGACGAAGGCCGTGAAAGCGACGCGGACATGGCTGAACGGGCCACTCGCTACAGCGAGACCGAGACCCCGCTCTCGGAGACCCTCGAGAAACTCACCCTCTTCAACCTCGGTGTCATCCGCCGGGCACTCGTCGACGCCGACCTGAATGCCGACGACATCGCCAAGGTCGTCCCGATCAACATCGACGGCCGGATGATCGAGTACTCGGTCATGATGCCGCTCGGCCTGCCCATGGACCGCTCCACGTGGGACTTCGGCAAGGGCATCGGGCATGTGGGCGGCGCCGATGTCTTCATCACCCTGGAGCATCTGGTCCGTACGCGCGAGGTGGCTCCCGGCGACCACGTACTGCTGATCTCCCAGGGCCCGGGCTGGATGTGCACGGCCGCTGTCGTCACCCTCGTCGATCTTCCCACCTGGGCGCTGTGA
- a CDS encoding menaquinone biosynthetic enzyme MqnA/MqnD family protein: MTQQLAPDTVRSTPVRRRRPRVGHIQFLNCLPLFWGLARTGSLLDMDLHTDTPDGLNDALAAGDLDMGPISLLEFLRHADDLVALPDIAVGSDGDVMSCLIVSQVPLEELDGQPVALGSTSRTSVRLAQLLLAERVGVNPEYFVCPPDLRTMMSEAKAAVVIGDAALRAALHEAPRMGLEVHDLGRMWKDWTGLPFVFAVFAARRDFLAREPALVRQVHADLLASRDLSLAEVAKVCEQAAQWEEFDAATLERYYTTALDFSLGEEQLAGIAEFARQVGGGEEGFPPDVAVRLLDPLAP; encoded by the coding sequence ATGACCCAGCAACTCGCGCCCGACACAGTGCGGTCGACGCCTGTGCGCCGGCGCCGGCCCCGCGTGGGCCACATACAGTTCCTCAACTGCCTGCCGCTGTTCTGGGGACTCGCCCGCACCGGGTCCCTCCTCGACATGGATCTGCACACCGACACGCCGGACGGCCTCAACGACGCGCTCGCCGCGGGCGATCTCGACATGGGACCGATCAGCCTGCTGGAGTTCCTGCGGCATGCGGACGACCTGGTCGCCCTGCCGGACATCGCGGTCGGCAGCGACGGAGACGTCATGTCCTGCCTGATCGTCAGCCAGGTACCACTGGAGGAGCTGGACGGGCAGCCGGTGGCACTGGGTTCGACGAGCCGCACGTCGGTCCGTCTGGCGCAGCTGCTGCTGGCGGAGCGCGTGGGGGTGAACCCCGAGTACTTCGTGTGCCCGCCGGACCTGCGCACCATGATGTCCGAGGCGAAGGCCGCCGTGGTCATCGGCGACGCCGCCCTGCGCGCTGCCCTGCACGAGGCGCCCCGGATGGGCCTGGAGGTGCACGATCTGGGCCGGATGTGGAAGGACTGGACCGGACTGCCCTTCGTGTTCGCCGTGTTCGCCGCGCGCCGCGACTTCCTGGCCCGCGAACCCGCACTGGTGCGCCAGGTCCACGCCGATCTGCTGGCCTCCCGGGACCTGTCCCTGGCGGAGGTGGCGAAGGTCTGCGAACAGGCCGCGCAGTGGGAGGAGTTCGACGCCGCGACGCTCGAGCGCTACTACACCACGGCCCTCGACTTCAGTCTCGGCGAGGAACAGCTCGCCGGCATCGCCGAATTCGCGCGCCAGGTCGGCGGCGGCGAGGAGGGCTTCCCGCCCGACGTCGCCGTCCGGCTGCTCGATCCCCTCGCCCCCTGA